One Antarctobacter heliothermus DNA segment encodes these proteins:
- a CDS encoding FlgB family protein → MFQNLDVFRTAMAMARHAGMQQAFSSQNIANADTPGYRARELPEFGETLRDSMMGQRASRERHLNGSNGRSVDISERRDALDPNGNTVSLEQEMVTAVDAKRQHDRALAIYRSNLSILRASLGR, encoded by the coding sequence ATGTTCCAGAATTTGGACGTCTTCAGAACGGCGATGGCCATGGCGCGGCATGCGGGCATGCAGCAGGCTTTTAGCAGCCAGAATATCGCAAATGCGGATACACCCGGTTACCGGGCCCGCGAATTGCCGGAGTTTGGCGAAACCCTGCGCGACTCGATGATGGGTCAGCGGGCGTCGCGCGAAAGGCACCTCAACGGCAGCAACGGTCGTTCGGTCGATATCTCCGAACGCCGCGACGCGTTGGATCCCAACGGCAACACTGTCTCACTTGAGCAGGAGATGGTCACCGCCGTGGACGCCAAGCGCCAACATGACCGCGCACTGGCCATCTACCGCAGTAACCTCAGCATCCTGCGCGCCAGCCTTGGCCGTTGA
- the flgC gene encoding flagellar basal body rod protein FlgC → MSDFSNALKVTTTGLQAQAARLRLLSENIANVDTPGYRRKTMPFEAMPTAADVTGVRAGDVALDRTDLEVVHDPAHPLADETGTYLGSNVDLIIEIADAREAQRSYEANLKMFDQTRQMSTSLMDLLRR, encoded by the coding sequence ATGAGTGATTTTTCAAACGCTTTGAAAGTGACCACTACGGGCCTGCAGGCACAGGCCGCGCGCCTGCGTCTTTTGTCCGAGAACATCGCCAACGTCGACACGCCCGGCTATCGGCGCAAGACCATGCCGTTTGAGGCCATGCCCACCGCCGCAGATGTGACCGGGGTCAGGGCGGGCGATGTCGCGCTGGACCGCACAGATCTTGAGGTTGTCCACGATCCTGCGCATCCGCTTGCCGATGAGACCGGCACCTACCTTGGGTCCAATGTCGATTTGATCATCGAGATTGCCGACGCCCGCGAAGCACAAAGATCGTATGAGGCCAATCTCAAGATGTTTGACCAGACGCGCCAAATGTCGACCAGCCTGATGGATCTGTTGCGTCGTTA